The Drosophila willistoni isolate 14030-0811.24 unplaced genomic scaffold, UCI_dwil_1.1 Seg639, whole genome shotgun sequence genome includes a region encoding these proteins:
- the LOC124461774 gene encoding uncharacterized protein LOC124461774: MYDTVLRLDMPTDTRIVGFADDIAIVTVAKDIQQAEENTNAAVFRILEWMEANSLSIAAHKTEAVLISSRKKVETARIEVAGCSITSKPAIKYLEVMMDHRLTFKAHLQYAANKAGKATSAITRLMANVGGPKQRSRWLISTVVRSIILYAGAIWAPAISSPTYSRNFMSSYRTCALRTVCAFRTVLEDAAFVLSDMAPLDLLANEARNRDPPPVRRETTLTNWQRIGRDSNHGSWTRRLLPDIRQWLNRKHGQTDFYLTQLLTGHGCFKSYLQ, translated from the coding sequence ATGTATGACACTGTCCTGCGATTGGACATGCCAACTGACACCCGCATAGTGGGATTCGCGGACGACATCGCCATCGTCACTGTGGCCAAGGATATCCAGCAAGCGGAAGAAAACACCAATGCAGCAGTGTTTAGGATTCTGGAATGGATGGAGGCAAACTCACTATCCATAGCCGCACACAAAACCGAGGCCGTGCTCATAAGCAGCAGGAAAAAAGTGGAAACAGCCAGGATCGAAGTCGCCGGATGCTCTATAACATCAAAGCCTGCCATTAAATACCTTGAAGTCATGATGGACCATAGGCTAACATTCAAAGCCCACCTGCAGTATGCCGCAAATAAAGCTGGGAAGGCCACGTCAGCTATAACTCGGCTTATGGCTAACGTCGGCGGCCCCAAGCAACGGAGCAGATGGCTCATCTCGACGGTGGTAAGGTCCATCATCCTATATGCCGGCGCCATATGGGCACCAGCGATATCATCCCCCACCTATAGCCGGAATTTCATGTCGTCGTACCGAACATGCGCACTCAGGACCGTATGCGCGTTTAGGACAGTCCTCGAAGATGCCGCCTTCGTGCTGTCTGATATGGCCCCACTAGACCTCTTGGCTAACGAGGCTAGAAATAGAGATCCGCCGCCAGTTAGAAGAGAGACGACTCTGACTAACTGGCAACGCATAGGGCGTGACTCAAACCATGGGAGCTGGACAAGGCGCCTTCTCCCCGACATTCGGCAATGGCTTAATCGCAAACATGGCCAGACTGACTTCTATCTGACACAGTTACTGACGGGACATGGATGCTTTAAATCCTACTTGCAATAG